In Treponema vincentii, a single window of DNA contains:
- a CDS encoding tetratricopeptide repeat protein — MQETADFFNDSAVMLAAEGCHSEAIACLRRGLQLEPYSSLMWFNLGLSYYALDDKDNSRYALYEAARCNPFDADIWDTLGVVLHETGEMEASRLAYTKALELETENGRIWNNYGTLLFNEEKYEQARRAFESALTLAPDSEDTLFNLRDTYTILGNKKLAKKCTKIIDRLALKNPNTLVQKRNEL, encoded by the coding sequence ATGCAAGAGACAGCCGATTTTTTTAATGACAGTGCAGTGATGCTCGCTGCCGAAGGATGCCATAGCGAAGCGATAGCATGCCTTCGCCGCGGTTTACAGCTTGAACCGTACAGCAGCTTAATGTGGTTTAATTTGGGGCTCAGCTACTATGCGCTTGATGATAAAGATAACTCTCGCTATGCACTCTACGAGGCAGCGCGTTGCAATCCCTTTGATGCCGACATTTGGGATACGCTCGGTGTTGTTCTCCATGAAACCGGCGAAATGGAGGCTTCACGGCTTGCATATACGAAAGCGCTTGAGCTGGAGACCGAAAACGGCCGTATCTGGAATAACTACGGTACGCTCCTTTTTAATGAAGAAAAATACGAACAAGCCCGCCGCGCTTTTGAATCAGCCTTGACGCTTGCTCCCGATTCAGAGGATACGCTTTTTAATTTACGCGATACCTATACGATATTGGGGAACAAAAAGCTTGCCAAAAAATGCACTAAAATAATCGACAGACTGGCATTAAAAAATCCGAATACGCTGGTACAAAAGCGGAACGAACTGTGA